CTCAGCTTCAGGCCTACGGCAATAATGGCATACCCTTCTTTATAGGAATGTTTAAATATACTCTCGCGATAACCAAACTGGCATTCGTCGGATTGCACGCGGATGACCTTTTCGCTCTGCAAATCCAAAACATCCACATAACCACAGATACTCTGCAGTTCGACACCATATGCACCTATGTTTTGAATAGGAGCAGAACCTACGCATCCGGGAATTAAAGCAAGATTCTCCAGACCTGGAATATCATGCTCTAATGCATAACAAACCAATTGATGCCAATTCTCACCAGCCCCCACATGCAGCAACCATTCCTCTGCATTTTCATCCAGCTCAATACCTTTGATCCGGTTCAGCACTACTGACCCTGCAAAATTCTCCAGGAAAAGAACATTACTTCCTTCGCCTAAAAGTAAAAAAGGCTGCTCCTTTTCCTTCGCTGATTTCCATGCTGCTATGAGTTGTTCAGTGTTCTGGACATGCGTGATTTCAGCAGCATAAGCCGCCAGAGAAAAAGTATTCAGGGATTGAAGAGAAGTGTCGCCAATCGACATAGCAATATTACTCATGAGTGACTTATTTGTGCTTAGTTTAACCGATCCGATATCCTGATACACAGAGTTTTATAAGTTGGGGTGGGCCTCAAGACCAATAAACAAAGTCCATGCAGAGCTAAATTTCCCATAGCAAAAAGCCCCGTACTTTCGTACGGGGCTTTCCACTTATTTGATGCCTGGCAGTTCCCTACTCTCGCATGGGGAGACCCCACACTACCATCGGCGCTACGGCGTTTCACT
The Rahnella aceris DNA segment above includes these coding regions:
- the murB gene encoding UDP-N-acetylmuramate dehydrogenase translates to MSIGDTSLQSLNTFSLAAYAAEITHVQNTEQLIAAWKSAKEKEQPFLLLGEGSNVLFLENFAGSVVLNRIKGIELDENAEEWLLHVGAGENWHQLVCYALEHDIPGLENLALIPGCVGSAPIQNIGAYGVELQSICGYVDVLDLQSEKVIRVQSDECQFGYRESIFKHSYKEGYAIIAVGLKLRKQWQPKLSYGELTRLDPETVSPRQIFDLVCAMRQSKLPDPAITGNAGSFYKNPAVDASVAEKISNEYPSMPSYPQANGQIKLAAGWLIEQAGLKGFTVGGAAVHDKQALVLINKDHASSADVRALAKYVRDVVAEKFSIWLEPEVRFIAAKGEVDAVDALS